In one window of Poriferisphaera corsica DNA:
- a CDS encoding glycosyltransferase, giving the protein MNTKKYPITAIIIYRNEKHLLTNCLEALHWCDEIITIDMQSTDGSNVVANKYANRQFEVDPYPIAEPTRVEAAKHAKNDWIFFVDPDEIIPPDLSEDIIDAIETSPQVGVIQIPIRFYFKRRMLTGTVWGTSTHVSKIANRKRANILPLCNRLMEPRENYENYRIPHRPLNHMIHLWSDSYRDLCHKHFVRYPHLEAKAKVTRGESFSLSRGFIEPFNELKICLRDFDGWRLGPRGFALSIIYFIYTIASIWLMLRYQGKVTPNDTQSHHSSPQLREVNPATKSSHARSAA; this is encoded by the coding sequence ATGAACACTAAAAAATATCCAATCACAGCCATCATCATCTACCGCAACGAGAAGCATTTGCTCACCAACTGCCTCGAAGCACTCCATTGGTGCGATGAAATCATCACTATCGACATGCAATCGACCGATGGCTCCAATGTCGTTGCGAACAAATATGCAAACCGCCAATTCGAGGTAGACCCCTACCCTATCGCCGAACCTACGCGCGTCGAAGCTGCTAAACACGCAAAAAACGATTGGATTTTCTTTGTTGATCCCGACGAGATTATCCCTCCAGATCTTTCAGAAGATATCATCGATGCAATCGAAACCAGCCCACAAGTTGGTGTTATTCAAATTCCGATCCGCTTCTACTTCAAGCGCAGAATGCTTACCGGCACTGTCTGGGGCACATCAACTCACGTCTCCAAAATCGCCAACCGCAAGCGTGCAAACATACTCCCGCTCTGTAACCGCCTCATGGAACCACGCGAAAACTACGAAAATTATCGCATCCCTCATCGTCCACTCAACCACATGATCCACCTTTGGTCCGATTCATATCGCGATCTTTGCCACAAACACTTCGTACGATACCCACATCTTGAAGCGAAGGCCAAAGTCACTCGAGGCGAATCTTTCTCATTGTCACGCGGATTTATAGAGCCATTCAACGAACTTAAAATATGCCTTCGTGATTTCGACGGCTGGCGTCTTGGCCCACGTGGATTCGCACTATCCATTATTTATTTCATCTACACCATTGCGTCAATTTGGCTCATGCTCAGATATCAGGGTAAAGTCACCCCCAACGACACCCAATCGCATCACTCCTCACCACAGCTTCGCGAAGTTAACCCCGCAACCAAATCTTCCCACGCAAGGAGCGCAGCATGA
- a CDS encoding glycosyltransferase family 2 protein, whose protein sequence is MSTHSLPRITVITPSFNQAIFLERTIRSVLDQNYPNLQYGIVDGGSTDGSAAIIEKYQDQLDFAIIESDNGQVDAINKGLRRANGDILCYLNSDDTFLPGSLFSIANYFIENSTCNWLIGNCVEIDADDKPLRRLNTTPVNTLAHALIRSQRLEIPQPAIFWRKSLTDQLGLFDESYNFAFDYDLWCRFLAAGQTLHKINVDLATYRLHDQSKTCSLQIGFIENHLRIEKHHAHLLQLKDRVKLSRFLGYRHRQYALLQTTGRPWKHILTHPWWLASQQIWSRLLSPLPQTT, encoded by the coding sequence ATGAGCACCCACAGCCTCCCGCGCATCACGGTCATCACCCCATCATTTAATCAAGCTATTTTCCTTGAACGTACCATCCGTTCTGTATTGGATCAGAACTACCCTAATCTTCAATACGGCATCGTCGACGGCGGCTCAACGGATGGGTCTGCAGCCATCATCGAGAAATATCAAGATCAACTCGACTTCGCAATCATTGAATCCGACAACGGCCAAGTCGACGCGATCAACAAAGGCTTACGTCGCGCTAACGGCGACATTCTCTGTTACCTCAACTCTGACGATACATTCCTTCCCGGTTCACTCTTCTCAATCGCCAACTATTTCATAGAAAACTCAACCTGCAATTGGCTCATTGGTAATTGCGTTGAAATCGACGCTGACGATAAGCCGCTTCGCCGTCTCAACACAACCCCCGTCAACACACTCGCCCATGCGTTGATTAGATCCCAGCGTCTTGAAATCCCTCAACCCGCTATCTTTTGGCGTAAATCACTCACCGATCAACTCGGACTCTTTGACGAATCATACAACTTCGCATTCGACTACGATCTCTGGTGCCGTTTCCTCGCCGCAGGCCAAACACTTCACAAAATCAATGTCGACCTCGCCACTTATCGCCTCCACGATCAATCTAAAACCTGTTCACTCCAGATTGGCTTCATCGAAAATCATCTCCGTATCGAAAAGCATCACGCACATCTCTTGCAACTCAAGGATCGTGTAAAGCTCTCTCGCTTTTTAGGTTACCGCCATCGCCAGTATGCACTTCTCCAAACGACAGGCCGCCCATGGAAGCATATCCTCACACATCCATGGTGGCTCGCCTCGCAGCAAATTTGGAGCCGTCTTCTCTCACCATTGCCACAAACCACTTAG
- the dnaG gene encoding DNA primase — protein sequence MNEMVIREDQKLEVQAATDIVRLIGEQVQLRPKGREFACLCPFHEDKNPSMFVSPQKQIYKCFSCGAGGDVFTFVMNYHKMSFPEALEHLAERAGIELTREKMTKQQMEAKGERQLIGEANEIAVKFFRAMYGHERHGAVGREYVGKREISDEMMEVFGVGVSVDAWDGLAQVIAKRGWDVRGFELAGLVGRRQDGSLYDRMRHRLIFPIFDAIGRPIAFGGRKLREEDEPKYLNSPETKLFNKSRTLYGLHAAKKPIIDSRTAVIVEGYTDVIACHQAGAKNVVATLGTALTREHAGELRRYAEKVVLIFDADEAGQKAADRAAEVFLTGEIDVAIAVLPNGHDPDSLMKEEGGREKWDGFVTGAEDALSFLFSRLKEQMAGNDTVTGRERIAEGFIDRMVQMGLGKTGAIRRALVIRQMAGLLGMSEEAVGQLISAKAARVEQYRRPRGEEMGGLNGGESAYAGEGSGVGEYTEKRVGNQVAGREMGHKLKSVREAERQVMGCLIREHGLFHESVQMGDEQAGIYEVVFDEAILPAEMEEQQHRMLYQEIYDRLSEGQELSVTSLIADLASGGREDLVRLVTEIEMELDRYGIGDGDEVREMFHEAVKKIVSRRREKEYEEQRRHLQAEGRAGSQTEEDKLRLMNALVENRRMNPSPVRIARVRRD from the coding sequence ATGAACGAGATGGTGATTCGTGAGGATCAAAAACTCGAAGTGCAGGCGGCGACGGATATCGTTCGTTTGATCGGCGAGCAGGTGCAGCTTCGGCCTAAGGGTCGTGAGTTTGCGTGCTTGTGTCCGTTTCATGAAGACAAAAATCCGTCGATGTTTGTCTCACCTCAGAAGCAGATTTATAAGTGCTTTAGCTGTGGCGCGGGCGGCGATGTGTTCACGTTTGTGATGAATTATCACAAGATGTCGTTTCCGGAGGCGTTGGAGCATTTGGCTGAGCGTGCGGGGATTGAACTGACGCGTGAGAAGATGACGAAGCAGCAGATGGAGGCGAAGGGGGAAAGGCAATTGATTGGGGAGGCGAATGAGATTGCGGTGAAGTTTTTCCGTGCGATGTATGGGCATGAACGGCATGGGGCGGTGGGCAGAGAATATGTTGGGAAGCGTGAGATCAGCGATGAGATGATGGAGGTGTTTGGGGTCGGTGTGAGTGTAGATGCGTGGGATGGTTTGGCGCAGGTGATCGCAAAAAGAGGCTGGGATGTGAGGGGTTTTGAGTTGGCGGGGTTGGTTGGTCGGCGTCAGGATGGGAGTCTTTATGATCGGATGCGGCACCGGTTAATTTTCCCGATTTTCGATGCAATTGGGAGGCCGATCGCGTTTGGGGGAAGGAAGTTAAGAGAAGAGGATGAGCCGAAGTATCTGAATAGTCCTGAGACGAAGCTGTTCAATAAGAGTCGGACGTTGTATGGGCTGCATGCGGCGAAGAAGCCGATCATTGATAGTCGGACGGCGGTAATTGTGGAGGGGTATACGGATGTGATTGCGTGTCATCAGGCGGGAGCGAAGAATGTGGTGGCAACGCTGGGGACGGCGTTGACGCGTGAGCATGCGGGTGAGTTGCGAAGATATGCTGAGAAGGTTGTGCTGATTTTTGATGCGGATGAGGCGGGTCAGAAGGCGGCGGATCGCGCGGCTGAGGTCTTTTTGACGGGTGAGATTGATGTTGCGATTGCGGTGTTGCCGAACGGGCATGACCCGGACAGCTTGATGAAGGAAGAGGGTGGGCGTGAGAAATGGGATGGGTTTGTAACGGGTGCGGAAGATGCGCTGAGTTTCTTGTTTAGTCGGTTGAAAGAACAGATGGCGGGGAATGACACGGTGACGGGCCGAGAGCGGATTGCGGAAGGGTTTATTGATCGGATGGTGCAGATGGGGTTGGGTAAGACGGGTGCGATACGTCGGGCGCTTGTGATACGTCAGATGGCTGGATTATTGGGGATGAGTGAAGAGGCGGTGGGACAGTTGATTAGTGCGAAGGCGGCGAGGGTAGAGCAGTATCGGCGGCCTCGGGGTGAGGAAATGGGTGGGTTGAATGGTGGAGAGTCTGCTTATGCGGGAGAGGGTAGTGGGGTAGGGGAATACACTGAAAAAAGAGTTGGTAATCAAGTTGCCGGAAGGGAAATGGGGCATAAACTTAAATCAGTAAGGGAAGCCGAGCGTCAGGTCATGGGATGCCTGATTCGAGAGCATGGATTGTTCCATGAGTCGGTTCAGATGGGTGATGAGCAGGCGGGTATTTACGAAGTGGTGTTTGATGAAGCGATTCTGCCTGCTGAGATGGAAGAACAACAGCATCGGATGCTGTATCAGGAAATATACGACAGATTAAGCGAAGGACAGGAACTGAGTGTTACGAGTCTGATCGCTGATCTTGCGAGTGGTGGGCGAGAGGATCTGGTTCGTCTTGTGACCGAGATTGAGATGGAGCTGGATCGGTATGGGATTGGTGATGGTGATGAGGTGAGGGAGATGTTTCACGAGGCAGTGAAGAAGATTGTATCGCGTCGTCGTGAGAAGGAATATGAAGAACAACGTCGGCATTTGCAGGCTGAGGGACGAGCGGGTTCACAAACAGAAGAGGACAAGTTGCGGTTAATGAATGCACTTGTCGAGAACCGTCGGATGAACCCATCTCCAGTGCGAATTGCAAGAGTGAGACGTGATTAG
- the rpoD gene encoding RNA polymerase sigma factor RpoD: protein MDVLHPAVEELLGFGRERGFITFDQMNALLPDEYVDPVKVEGLLSVMELDGVGLYNNLQVPEKFKPKKKVDVIEEADAAPDNKKAAVEEIPVDDEQAAVDDEEEVSDEETEEESSGGTDLLTQEQMRHELAVALNESGHRRIDDPVRMYLTQMGEISLLTRDEEIRLAKKIETTRMIFRRKVLENDYAISQVIEILEMVDEGELPFDRTMKISTAEEDAKSKIAARIPVNLKTIKRLLDMNRNDWDKMEEGGVKKAEAVKMINRIRVRRRKIVTLIEELSLRTSKVQPLLKKLRSISNKMKDLEKRTDNAEKFPDRYDPEDVMVMREELVGLRSLVLEDSDELASRVKDVTTVFDEYESAKRDLSGGNLRLVVSIAKKYRNRGLSFLDIIQEGNTGLMRAVDKYEYKRGYKFSTYATWWIRQAITRAIADHARTIRIPVHMIETMSKLRNIAKNLLQDLGREPTIEEIAEAAKMPVSEARRVMKISRHPISLDRPVGESEDSYFGDFIEDESATSPTDSATSEMLRNRIEQVLKTLTYREREIIKLRYGIGDGYTYTLEEVGRIFKVTRERVRQVEAKAIRKLQHPVRARKLAGFLDGTSEEILN, encoded by the coding sequence ATGGACGTGTTGCATCCTGCGGTAGAAGAATTGTTAGGTTTTGGTCGCGAGCGTGGTTTTATCACGTTTGATCAGATGAACGCCTTGTTGCCGGACGAGTATGTTGATCCGGTGAAAGTTGAAGGCTTACTATCAGTGATGGAGCTTGATGGTGTTGGTTTATACAACAACCTGCAGGTTCCTGAGAAGTTCAAGCCAAAGAAGAAAGTGGACGTAATCGAGGAGGCCGATGCGGCTCCTGATAATAAGAAGGCGGCTGTGGAAGAGATCCCGGTCGACGATGAACAAGCGGCGGTGGATGATGAAGAAGAAGTTTCCGATGAGGAAACAGAGGAAGAGAGTAGTGGTGGTACGGATCTGCTGACGCAAGAGCAGATGCGACATGAGTTGGCTGTGGCTTTGAATGAATCAGGTCACAGGCGGATTGATGACCCGGTGCGTATGTATTTGACGCAGATGGGTGAGATCAGTTTGCTGACTCGCGACGAAGAGATTCGTTTGGCGAAGAAGATTGAAACGACTCGGATGATTTTCAGGCGAAAAGTGCTTGAGAATGATTATGCGATTAGCCAAGTGATTGAGATTCTGGAGATGGTTGATGAAGGCGAACTGCCTTTTGACCGTACGATGAAGATCTCGACGGCTGAGGAAGATGCGAAGAGCAAGATCGCTGCACGTATCCCGGTGAATCTGAAAACAATCAAGCGGTTACTGGATATGAATCGCAATGATTGGGACAAGATGGAAGAGGGCGGCGTGAAGAAGGCGGAAGCGGTTAAGATGATCAACCGTATCCGTGTGAGAAGACGTAAGATCGTGACGTTGATTGAAGAATTGTCATTGCGTACGTCGAAGGTTCAGCCGCTGCTTAAAAAGCTGCGTTCGATCTCAAATAAGATGAAAGATCTTGAGAAGCGAACGGATAATGCTGAGAAATTCCCAGATCGCTATGATCCAGAAGATGTGATGGTGATGCGTGAGGAATTGGTTGGCTTGCGATCATTAGTTCTGGAAGACTCGGATGAATTGGCGTCACGTGTGAAGGATGTTACGACTGTATTCGATGAATATGAGTCGGCGAAACGTGATTTGTCAGGTGGTAACTTAAGGTTGGTTGTGTCGATCGCGAAGAAGTATCGTAATCGCGGTTTGAGCTTCTTGGATATTATTCAGGAAGGCAATACGGGGTTGATGCGTGCGGTTGATAAGTATGAATATAAGCGTGGCTACAAGTTCTCGACGTACGCAACGTGGTGGATTCGTCAGGCGATTACGCGTGCGATTGCGGATCATGCAAGAACGATTCGTATTCCGGTGCACATGATTGAAACGATGAGCAAGCTGCGTAATATTGCGAAGAACTTGCTGCAGGATCTTGGGCGCGAGCCGACGATCGAAGAGATTGCGGAAGCAGCAAAGATGCCTGTGAGCGAGGCGCGTCGTGTGATGAAAATTTCACGTCACCCGATCAGTTTGGACCGGCCTGTTGGTGAGAGTGAAGATTCGTACTTCGGTGATTTCATTGAGGATGAATCGGCAACAAGCCCGACGGATAGCGCGACGAGCGAGATGCTGCGGAACCGAATTGAACAGGTTTTGAAGACGTTGACGTATCGTGAGCGTGAGATTATTAAGCTGCGGTATGGTATTGGTGACGGTTATACGTATACGTTGGAAGAGGTTGGCCGTATCTTCAAGGTGACGCGTGAACGTGTGCGTCAGGTTGAAGCGAAAGCCATCCGGAAATTACAGCACCCGGTTCGAGCAAGAAAACTGGCTGGTTTCCTTGACGGGACGAGTGAAGAAATCTTGAACTAA
- a CDS encoding zinc-binding dehydrogenase, producing the protein MIQGWIYTEKEMDMRAVLQNKTGLGSLELGEMEKPEVGDGELLVKVVCCGLNPVDYKLAEGGMKEWAWPHVPGVDVAGVVEEVGEGCGGEDGYEGGEAVMVHNDIRVQGGLGEYVVVKGHVVSRMPEGVSFEQAAALPCAGMTALLALDRKVGMVEGDTVLIQAGAGGVGGFGIQIAKRGGMRVIATCSGGNVDYVKGLGADEVIDYTKEDVAEGVRALTDGRGVDVVLDTLGGDAGMAALEMIAFGGHVAHVVGMADASGINGFARGYSQHAITLGGAYLSGDYVAQCVLKEMGETLLELVLSGDLDAMVGEVVGLEGAIAGLERLKEGHVRGKIVVRI; encoded by the coding sequence ATGATTCAGGGGTGGATCTATACAGAAAAGGAAATGGATATGCGAGCAGTGCTTCAGAACAAGACGGGTTTGGGATCGCTGGAGTTGGGTGAGATGGAGAAGCCTGAGGTAGGTGATGGGGAGTTGTTGGTGAAAGTGGTGTGTTGTGGGTTAAATCCTGTGGACTACAAGTTGGCTGAGGGTGGGATGAAGGAATGGGCGTGGCCACACGTGCCAGGGGTTGATGTTGCGGGTGTGGTGGAAGAAGTGGGTGAGGGGTGCGGTGGTGAGGATGGGTATGAGGGGGGCGAGGCGGTGATGGTGCATAACGATATTCGGGTGCAGGGAGGATTGGGTGAGTATGTGGTGGTGAAGGGGCATGTGGTGAGTCGGATGCCGGAGGGGGTGAGCTTTGAGCAGGCGGCGGCGCTGCCTTGCGCGGGGATGACGGCGCTATTGGCTCTGGACAGAAAAGTTGGGATGGTGGAAGGGGATACGGTATTAATTCAGGCTGGGGCAGGGGGCGTGGGGGGATTTGGGATACAGATTGCGAAGAGGGGTGGGATGCGTGTGATCGCGACGTGCTCCGGTGGGAATGTGGATTACGTTAAAGGTTTGGGGGCGGATGAGGTGATTGACTACACGAAAGAGGATGTGGCTGAGGGAGTGAGGGCGTTGACCGATGGGAGAGGGGTGGATGTGGTGCTGGATACGCTGGGGGGTGACGCGGGGATGGCGGCGCTGGAGATGATCGCGTTTGGGGGGCATGTGGCGCATGTGGTGGGGATGGCGGATGCGAGCGGTATCAATGGGTTTGCGAGGGGGTACTCGCAGCACGCGATCACATTGGGCGGGGCGTATTTGAGTGGGGATTACGTGGCTCAATGTGTATTGAAGGAGATGGGGGAGACGCTGCTGGAGCTGGTGTTGAGCGGGGATCTGGATGCGATGGTGGGGGAAGTTGTGGGGTTGGAAGGGGCGATTGCAGGGCTGGAGCGGCTGAAAGAGGGTCATGTGCGGGGTAAAATTGTGGTGCGTATTTGA
- a CDS encoding Gfo/Idh/MocA family protein, producing MTRPLNVAIVGAGIISDAYLKAAKDFNHINITTCADLNPDAAKAKAKTYNIQSQTLDDTFNNPNVDIILNLTIPKAHTEVNLRALNAGKHVYLEKPLALDLDEAKTVLETARASNLRIGCAPDTFFGGSHQTCRQLIDDDAIGTPTSGTAFMLSSGPESWHGAPDFYYKPGGGPLFDMGPYYLTALINLLGPIEQVIAYTTRKSPTRTCTAEATNGHIISVEVDTHIAALLKFENGSIINLIMSFDIQNHSLPPIEIHGTTGSLSVPDPNGFGGDIKLTNIHSDHPHEWQTITPTLPYLDNHRSIGLDDMANAIIHNTPHRASAELAFHVLEAMSAILKSGNENKPINLTSRCTRPQPLHPAPQPTS from the coding sequence ATGACTCGTCCCCTAAACGTCGCTATCGTAGGCGCCGGCATCATTTCCGATGCCTACCTCAAAGCCGCCAAAGATTTCAACCATATCAATATCACAACCTGCGCTGACCTCAACCCCGATGCAGCCAAAGCAAAAGCCAAAACCTACAACATCCAATCACAAACGCTCGACGACACCTTCAACAATCCCAACGTCGATATCATCCTCAATCTCACCATCCCCAAAGCCCACACCGAAGTGAACCTCCGCGCACTCAACGCAGGCAAGCACGTTTACCTCGAAAAACCGCTCGCACTCGATCTCGATGAAGCCAAAACCGTCCTCGAAACCGCAAGAGCATCTAATCTGCGCATAGGTTGTGCCCCCGACACATTCTTCGGCGGCTCACACCAAACCTGCCGACAACTCATCGACGATGACGCCATCGGCACCCCTACCTCCGGCACTGCTTTCATGCTCTCTTCCGGTCCCGAGTCTTGGCACGGCGCTCCCGACTTCTATTACAAACCCGGTGGCGGCCCTCTCTTCGACATGGGCCCATACTACCTCACCGCCCTCATCAACCTCCTCGGCCCAATCGAACAAGTCATCGCCTACACCACACGTAAATCGCCAACCCGAACCTGTACCGCCGAAGCAACCAACGGACACATCATCTCCGTCGAAGTCGATACCCACATCGCCGCACTACTCAAATTCGAAAACGGCTCCATCATCAACCTCATCATGAGCTTCGACATCCAAAACCACTCGCTCCCGCCCATCGAAATCCACGGCACTACCGGCTCACTCTCCGTCCCCGATCCCAACGGCTTCGGCGGCGACATCAAACTCACCAACATCCACTCCGATCACCCACACGAATGGCAAACCATTACCCCCACCCTACCCTACCTCGATAACCATCGATCCATCGGCCTCGACGACATGGCCAACGCCATCATCCACAACACCCCACACCGCGCCTCCGCCGAACTCGCCTTCCACGTTCTTGAAGCCATGTCCGCCATCCTCAAGTCTGGCAACGAAAACAAACCCATCAATCTAACCAGCCGATGCACCAGACCTCAACCTTTACACCCCGCGCCCCAACCAACCAGCTAA
- a CDS encoding glycosyltransferase — translation MNNHNDNQPRITIITPSFNQAQYLERSICSVIDQGYENLEYFVIDGGSTDGSQTIIDFYKDDITWSASYQNLNAAQAINKAYEKATGDIIAILSSDDIYLPGTLQDIAHKFTKNPDIAWLTGNIRRIDNHDNNLGKFTATMPDDFAAFLIQDTSYTSGAATFFRTSLLKKRQQLLDSSLNYAHEFDLACYCIDQGHLPYIFKKTLTAKREHPLSKSSTYTLKRGEEFVTVCERYIDDLPISDRYNVWHNCQQRRKIFDLANLESQTSQTRSFLWKQLLQRPSWLASDNYRQSLLNDITQSAPLRNAA, via the coding sequence ATGAATAATCACAACGACAATCAACCACGCATCACCATTATCACACCATCCTTCAATCAAGCTCAATACCTCGAACGCTCCATCTGCTCGGTTATCGATCAAGGCTATGAAAACCTCGAATACTTCGTCATAGACGGTGGATCGACTGACGGATCGCAAACCATCATCGATTTTTATAAAGATGACATCACCTGGTCAGCCTCGTACCAGAACCTCAACGCCGCACAAGCCATCAATAAAGCCTACGAAAAAGCCACAGGCGACATCATCGCCATCCTCTCCTCAGACGACATCTACCTCCCGGGTACTCTTCAAGACATCGCACACAAATTCACCAAGAACCCCGACATCGCATGGCTTACAGGCAACATCCGCCGTATCGACAATCACGACAATAATCTCGGCAAATTCACTGCCACCATGCCCGATGACTTCGCCGCATTCCTAATCCAAGATACAAGCTATACCAGCGGAGCCGCCACTTTCTTCCGCACCTCACTCCTGAAGAAACGCCAACAACTCCTCGATTCCTCACTCAACTATGCACACGAATTCGATCTCGCCTGCTACTGTATTGATCAAGGTCACCTCCCCTATATCTTCAAGAAAACCCTCACCGCTAAACGCGAACACCCACTCAGCAAATCTTCAACCTACACGCTCAAACGTGGCGAAGAATTCGTCACTGTCTGCGAACGATATATCGACGACCTCCCCATCTCCGATCGCTATAACGTTTGGCATAATTGCCAGCAACGACGAAAAATTTTCGACCTTGCCAACCTCGAATCTCAAACCTCACAGACACGCTCATTCCTCTGGAAGCAGCTCCTACAACGACCATCTTGGCTCGCTAGCGACAACTACCGCCAATCACTCCTCAACGATATCACTCAATCCGCTCCACTACGAAATGCAGCATAA
- the hflX gene encoding GTPase HflX yields MTQMQREELSVDQEKAILVGCLLPNDQTDPNDPLGELRSLASTAGAIAVDEILQKRMKPAAKTFIGKGKVEEIADLVKAHEASVVLFENDLSPSQIGNIEQVVECKVLDRSELILDIFAARAQTHEARLQVELAQLIYTYPRLRAMWSHLERIAGGAPAGIGTRGPGEQQLEIDRRIVQKKKTQLRRQIADIQARKTREVAARNKENYTVGLVGYTNAGKSTFFNTATDGGVYADDKLFATLSTRTRKWNLGDGDAVMLSDTVGFVRNLPHHLVASFRATLEESIHSDLLLIVLDVANPRAIQELDTVMQVLDDIGATEQPRALLLNKIDKLDHNADILYFQQKYPEALPISAATGKGFAEVVEFIRERSNGSSREIPLTLNIADGKSIQYLESRTTVLNREYLDDKVTLTVRIGRNQLDQLRAIGTTAKLPDDLNTKGGWGR; encoded by the coding sequence ATGACTCAAATGCAGCGTGAAGAACTTTCTGTCGACCAGGAAAAAGCCATCCTCGTTGGCTGCCTCCTCCCCAACGATCAAACCGACCCCAACGATCCGCTCGGTGAATTGCGATCCCTCGCATCCACCGCCGGCGCTATCGCCGTCGATGAAATCCTACAAAAACGCATGAAACCCGCCGCCAAGACCTTCATCGGCAAAGGCAAAGTCGAAGAAATTGCAGACCTCGTCAAAGCGCACGAAGCATCCGTCGTCCTCTTCGAAAACGATCTCTCTCCCTCACAAATCGGCAACATTGAGCAAGTCGTCGAATGCAAAGTTCTCGACCGCTCCGAACTCATCCTCGATATCTTCGCAGCCCGTGCACAGACCCACGAAGCCCGCCTTCAAGTCGAACTCGCACAGCTCATCTACACCTACCCTCGTCTCCGCGCCATGTGGTCACACCTCGAGCGCATCGCAGGCGGCGCCCCCGCCGGCATCGGAACCCGAGGCCCCGGCGAGCAGCAACTCGAAATCGACCGCCGTATCGTTCAGAAAAAGAAAACCCAACTTCGCCGCCAAATCGCTGACATCCAAGCCCGCAAAACACGCGAAGTCGCCGCACGCAACAAAGAAAACTACACCGTCGGACTCGTCGGCTACACCAATGCCGGCAAATCAACATTCTTCAACACCGCAACCGACGGCGGCGTCTACGCCGACGACAAACTCTTCGCCACTCTCTCAACACGAACACGCAAATGGAACCTCGGTGACGGCGACGCCGTCATGCTCTCCGACACCGTCGGCTTCGTCCGCAACCTGCCCCACCACCTCGTCGCCTCATTCCGCGCTACCCTCGAAGAATCCATCCACTCCGACCTCCTCCTCATCGTCCTCGACGTCGCCAACCCGCGTGCCATCCAAGAACTCGACACCGTCATGCAAGTCCTCGATGACATCGGCGCAACCGAACAACCCCGCGCACTCCTCCTCAACAAAATCGACAAGCTCGATCACAACGCAGACATCCTCTACTTCCAGCAAAAATACCCCGAAGCACTACCCATCTCCGCAGCAACAGGCAAAGGCTTCGCCGAAGTCGTCGAATTTATCCGTGAACGATCCAACGGCTCATCCCGCGAAATCCCCCTCACACTCAACATCGCCGACGGCAAATCAATCCAATACCTCGAATCACGCACGACCGTCCTCAACAGGGAATACCTCGACGACAAAGTCACACTCACCGTCCGCATCGGACGCAATCAACTCGACCAACTTCGCGCCATAGGCACAACCGCCAAGCTCCCCGACGACCTCAACACCAAAGGCGGCTGGGGCCGTTAA
- the rpmB gene encoding 50S ribosomal protein L28 — protein sequence MPRVCEFTGRRTSTGNTYTLRGKAKYLGGVGTKVTGKTKRKFKPNIQSVNALMPDGTVRKVKASTKAIKSGLVVKPLKRKYAYKPEAAAE from the coding sequence ATGCCACGAGTTTGTGAATTTACAGGACGCCGTACTTCAACAGGTAATACCTATACCCTCCGTGGTAAGGCTAAATACTTGGGTGGTGTCGGTACAAAGGTTACCGGTAAGACAAAGCGTAAGTTCAAGCCAAACATTCAGTCTGTGAATGCTTTGATGCCTGACGGTACGGTTCGCAAGGTTAAGGCGAGCACCAAAGCGATTAAAAGCGGTTTGGTTGTGAAGCCACTGAAGCGTAAATATGCATATAAACCAGAAGCCGCTGCTGAATAA